In Leishmania braziliensis MHOM/BR/75/M2904 complete genome, chromosome 31, one genomic interval encodes:
- a CDS encoding putative amino acid permease — translation MSKPNQPIQAQVEDNALNGSLTDGNSSNTGGVDPSDGQVKRPLHSGSPTESTGHHNDSDVQKRQPNIIFRFTEWLIPYGGVVSNCFSLGSVTLGGGIISMPSSFAMSGIIMSVIYLVVVTAVTVYTMTLLGYAMKATGCETFEELARVLFGRGWDYFVGFVLWLSCFGTAVAYISAVSSLISPILEKSPGTPAFLLTTAGNRCITSLIWLVLMVPVVIPKRVNSIRYVSAIGVIMVLYFVVVIVVHSSTNGMREGMRGDMKYFTTGNKAIYGLSIFVFSFLCQAVTGSVYFEQRPQPSVRQLTIASAIAMTVCMVLYIFTGVFGYFDFGDDTKDSILYNLDPVHNPYVMVAYVGMLIKICAAFAMNMLPCRNFTYHCLGWDLDTVPYWKHTIVILSTAVVTLVCGLFIPSINTALGLVGSLCGGFIGFIFPAYFWMYAGNWSLKSVGIWHYLGTYFLLISGVIAIVFGTISTVYFSFFV, via the coding sequence ATGAGCAAGCCCAACCAGCCTATCCAAGCACAGGTGGAGGACAATGCCCTGAATGGCTCGCTCACGGACGGGAACTCGAGCAACACGGGCGGTGTTGACCCGAGCGACGGGCAGGTGAAGCGCCCTCTCCACAGTGGGAGCCCGACGGAGTCCACTGGTCACCACAACGACAGCGACGTCCAGAAGCGGCAGCCCAACATCATCTTCCGCTTCACCGAGTGGCTGATCCCCTATGGCGGTGTTGTCTCGAACTGCTTCAGCCTTGGCTCCGTCACGCTTGGCGGCGGCATCATCTCGATGCCGTCGTCCTTCGCCATGTCGGGCATCATCATGTCTGTCATTTACCTCGTGGTTGTTACCGCCGTGACGGTGTACACCATGACGCTTCTCGGCTACGCGATGAAGGCGACGGGGTGCGAAACGTTCGAGGAGCTCGCCCGCGTCCTGTTTGGCCGCGGCTGGGACTACTTCGTCGGGTTTGTTCTCTGGCTGTCGTGCTTTGGCACTGCCGTGGCCTACATCAGCGCCGTCAGCAGCCTGATCTCGCCGATCCTCGAGAAGTCCCCTGGGACGCCGGCGTTTCTCCTGACCACTGCCGGCAACCGCTGCATCACCAGCCTTATCTGGCTCGTGCTCATGGTGCCAGTCGTGATTCCGAAGCGCGTGAACAGCATCCGCTACGTCTCCGCCATCGGCGTCATCATGGTGCTGTACTTTGTCGTCGTCATTGTGGTGCACTCCAGCACGAACGGCATGAGGGAAGGCATGCGAGGCGACATGAAGTACTTCACCACGGGCAACAAAGCGATTTATGGCTTGTCtatctttgttttctcttttctgtgccAGGCTGTGACTGGGTCAGTGTATTTTGAGCAGCGCCCCCAGCCGTCTGTGCGCCAGCTGACGATTGCGAGTGCGATCGCGATGACGGTGTGCATGGTGCTGTACATCTTCACTGGCGTCTTCGGGTACTTTGACTTTGGGGACGATACGAAGGACTCTATCCTGTACAACTTGGACCCCGTGCACAACCCGTACGTTATGGTGGCGTACGTTGGCATGCTCATCAAGATCTGCGCGGCCTTCGCGATGAACATGCTGCCGTGCCGAAACTTCACGTACCACTGTCTGGGCTGGGACCTCGATACGGTGCCGTACTGGAAGCACACGATCGTGATTCTCAGCACGGCTGTGGTCACCCTCGTGTGCGGCCTGTTCATCCCGAGCATCAACACGGCACTCGGCTTGGTTGGGTCGCTGTGCGGCGGGTTCATCGGCTTCATCTTCCCTGCGTACTTTTGGATGTACGCTGGCAACTGGAGCCTCAAGTCCGTGGGGATCTGGCACTACCTCGGCACCTACTTCCTGCTGATCTCCGGTGTCATTGCGATTGTCTTTGGCACCATTTCCACTGTGTACTTCAGCTTCTTCGTCTAA
- a CDS encoding putative ras-like small GTPases — protein sequence MRFRGQDASCNDVDDFTYSEDPAGQQVKVPVTKEYVYKVVVLGDYSVGKTSIIKRLVSIAASSQSLGVNSGGSDMDDSGNDSDADDELAAVTPTVGTDFYSLVLPDVVPGASVRLQIWDTAGLEKYAANYQSVLRNTSFIICVFDVTSASSLHNVVERHLSIAAEHVPDLDQSSIMVVANKIDILDGASNSTALRSAQRRSRSPETAFVITNDEDTSVDTNDGSPGKFTSAKGIDKDAIVTARKVQAEVFDIFNDVLYAEVSAKTKRHLEKMLHAVCHALLRNGVRGSSEMLISDGTPANEVFAHTVLPPHTGVSSTTVASVPTFSPPSASQLDPATTKTPPVVELRGAPHTDSGQKAPRTLAAPAASWRSTGTFSFDMAQTHIVSTALFSPTEALDSAFGNRGGDDSAPSRVDAGGDSPIDESLTQLPTPQGSIVKPVDTGGVHLGMIAGAPEPRSALDPNEDRKARREREQAEMQALLVRAGKGVANRNGGDADTGGSAVWRRSDADRMEEDIVSGPDKAGEALSAAQQRPTSSILDSRVVQNDSRGRPGASGRSSDDEDGARMQTQLRDRFAQIEREIRQNAAVANLRGKKDKKTKARGKCKCCVL from the coding sequence ATGAGGTTTCGTGGCCAGGATGCCAGTTGTAATGACGTCGACGACTTCACCTACAGCGAGGACCCGGCCGGTCAGCAGGTGAAGGTTCCAGTGACGAAGGAATACGTCTACAAAGTGGTCGTTCTCGGTGACTATAGCGTAGGGAAAACATCGATCATCAAACGGCTGGTTTCCATTGCGGCTTCCTCTCAATCACTGGGGGTTAACAGCGGTGGCTCTGACATGGACGACAGTGGCAACGACAGTGATGCCGATGACGAGCTCGCGGCGGTAACGCCAACCGTAGGCACCGACTTTTACTCGCTTGTCCTACCCGATGTTGTGCCTGGTGCATCAGTGCGACTCCAAATATGGGACACAGCTGGACTGGAAAAGTATGCAGCCAACTACCAAAGCGTGTTGCGCAACACCTCCTTCATCATCTGCGTCTTCGACGTGACGAGCGCTAGCAGCTTGCACAACGTGGTGGAACGCCACCTGTCCATCGCAGCGGAGCACGTTCCTGACCTCGACCAGAGCAGCATCATGGTGGTGGCAAATAAAATCGACATTCTGGACGGTGCGTCGAACAGCACAGCGCTCCGCAGTGCACAAAGACGGTCCCGGTCACCGGAAACCGCATTCGTAATCACCAACGATGAGGACACTTCTGTAGACACAAACGACGGCAGCCCTGGCAAATTCACAAGTGCTAAGGGTATTGACAAGGACGCAATCGTCACCGCACGGAAAGTGCAGGCGGAGGTGTTTGATATCTTCAACGATGTGCTTTACGCTGAGGTGAGCGCCAAGACGAAGCGGCATCTTGAAAAGATGCTCCATGCGGTCTGCCACGCGCTTCTGCGTAACGGCGTCCGTGGCAGCTCAGAGATGCTGATTTCCGATGGAACGCCGGCGAATGAGGTGTTTGCGCACACAGTGTTGCCGCCACACACCGGTGTGAGCTCTACTACAGTAGCATCTGTACCAACCTTCTCCCCGCCCTCAGCGTCTCAGCTTGACCCAGCCACGACCAAGACGCCGCCTGTGGTGGAGCTGCGGGGTGCACCACACACGGACAGCGGGCAGAAGGCACCGAGAACTCTGGCGGCACCTGCCGCCAGCTGGCGCTCCACTGGGACCTTCTCGTTTGACATGGCGCAGACACACATTGTCTCTACggcgcttttctctcccacTGAAGCTCTCGACAGCGCCTTTGGCAACCGTGGGGGTGACGATTCCGCCCCGTCGCGTGTTGACGCCGGTGGCGACAGTCCCATTGACGAGTCCCTCACGCAGCTGCCAACGCCACAGGGGAGTATTGTAAAACCTGTAGACACTGGAGGGGTGCACCTTGGCATGATAGCTGGCGCCCCAGAGCCGCGATCTGCGTTAGATCCCAATGAGGATCGCAAAGCACGCAGGGAGCGAGAGCAGGCGGAgatgcaggcgctgctggttcGTGCAGGCAAGGGTGTAGCGAACCGAAATGGAGGAGACGCCGACACTGGTGGCTCGGCGGTGTGGCGGCGGAGTGATGCGGATAGGATGGAGGAAGATATTGTTTCCGGACCGGACAAGGCCGGTGAAGCGTTGTCTGCTGCGCAGCAACGGCCTACATCTTCCATTCTAGATTCGCGTGTGGTCCAGAATGATAGCAGAGGTAGGCCAGGCGCCAGCGGTCGTTCCTCGGATGACGAAGACGGTGCGCGCATGCAGACGCAGCTGAGGGACCGATTTGCCCAGATTGAACGGGAAATACGCCAGAACGCGGCTGTGGCAAATCTGCGCGGCAAGAAAGACAAGAAGACCAAAGCGAGGGGAAAGTGCAAGTGCTGCGTGCTGTGA